From Bacillus cereus group sp. RP43, the proteins below share one genomic window:
- a CDS encoding phosphoglycolate phosphatase: MRRSLIRYGIVSIAFITFPILFIHLVSSQFVPKEYSEEWPEVSTTAELVTIGYFKKNMNLDIVVDEINPSKEYRTHEIHLYGHAADNKKQKVSAVVNFSENYSIRDTSEIKIKERLTRGWILF, encoded by the coding sequence ATGAGAAGATCCTTAATACGTTATGGCATTGTGAGTATAGCTTTTATTACTTTCCCCATCCTCTTTATACACTTGGTTTCATCCCAATTCGTTCCAAAAGAATATAGTGAAGAATGGCCGGAAGTAAGTACAACTGCTGAATTAGTAACTATTGGTTACTTTAAAAAAAATATGAACCTTGATATTGTAGTTGACGAAATTAATCCATCAAAAGAATATAGAACACATGAAATTCATCTATACGGACATGCCGCAGATAATAAAAAGCAAAAAGTTTCTGCTGTTGTAAATTTTAGTGAAAACTATTCAATTAGAGACACATCTGAAATTAAGATCAAAGAGCGTTTAACTAGAGGTTGGATACTCTTTTAG
- a CDS encoding exosporium leader peptide-containing protein has product MDEFLSSAALNPGSIGPTLPGSGAKTSKYLKKVFQTWTY; this is encoded by the coding sequence TTGGACGAGTTTTTATCTTCCGCTGCACTTAATCCGGGTTCGATTGGACCTACCCTCCCAGGTTCTGGTGCAAAAACTTCAAAATATCTAAAAAAAGTCTTTCAGACTTGGACATACTGA